The window acattttcaaACTCAGTCCTCAAATTGCAATACTACTAAATAGCTTGGAGATGTGGTCACCAATGACCCTCACATTTGATTATGTTACATTATGGGATTATGTTTTGCATTTTgaattttcttgtgttttatcaCAGAAGGTGAGTTTAGTTTAAAAATGGCTGATATAGAAAGAGAGGACTGGCATGTAAGGCCAGTCCAACATGACCAAAACCATTTTTGCTTCCTCAACTCTTTAAATCTCTCCTCTGTGGATTAATCCTACCATTTACTTTGAGCTTTTGTACTACGATGTATAATTGATATTCAGTATTGTGGATCTGTTAATATTGGCTCTTTTATGATAAACATCTTGTGTATTCCTCTTTCCATTTGAGTTGCTTTTGAATAAAGTTGTCTAAGTGACAGATACGTGGCATTTGTTAAAGTTATTGTGAAGTGATTGGACTTTGTTCTGTGATGTTTGTTCCCTTCAGATTGTTATGTGTACCAGCACATTGCTGAAGGAGAGTCTCAGCTGGAGACACTGTGCAATGCAATATATTAGGTCAACAGCACAAGAAGACATGGTAAACTCCAAATCATATTGATATATCAAGTTAAGGTGGAAACTGCATATCTATGATGTGCACTATATTATGTAGTCCCTTCTTATGattaatttctgcatttttatttaatttatgcataCTACTATTAAGACGAGGAACTGGAAATGTTGTAATGGAATTCATTGAGCGTCTGATGTAGTGATACACAGATATAGCAACCCGATTAATTGAACGATATTGGCCATTCTGAGATTATCGTTGAAAATCGTTGACGGTCGAGCCATTGTTGCATACTGTAGATTCAATTTTATAGATACAATTTGAGGGGAAGATGGTTAACATTCACCAATAATAAGAAAGCTGACGATGCTGGTGTGCCATGCCATACAATTTCTAACCTGAGGCTAATAAATGGATCAAAGGTCAGTGGGGATGTGACCTCAACAGAATTCATGGATAATGGGGACTGGAGCCACCATCTTTACAGCAGTCTTTCCAAGCCACTCATTGTGCAGTGAAGTAAGTTAAGCTAATGGCCCActaaatgatatatttttttacataattgctTGAAAAATAAAGTGAGTTCATGCATGTAACTGTGTCTGTCATCCAGTGAATGTTAACACTCTTACAAACTCAACTCCCTGCTGAGttacaaatattgtaaatattacaaactttgACGTTTACATGAACGTGCAATGGAGATGTCTTTTTTGAGATTATAGGACAGTTCCTAAGATGTGATCATTGGGGGGGGACTTTGATCTTTAGGGTGGGCAAGTGGTTGTCTCTTCATTGGACCGGGGGTGTCAGACGTAGCCATAAATTAAAGTGTAAACCAGTTTACATGCCATGGTCCATACCTCTGCAGTTTGGTCTGACACTTGTTCattctgtttctttttttacccCCATGCTCAGACTCGGCTTGTCGACACCAGTTGACTTTTTTCCTTACCACCTTATTTTGGCTCTTTTTTTCTGCATACCATGAAAGTTACGAAGAATTTTCTTGTTTCCCGCAGGTTTTACATCCCTCCCTTTTAACTGAGAGCACTTTTGCAtagaaattattttatgtatgtCAAGGGTTGAACCAATAAATAACAGTAATGTCCTGTTCTGCTTTTTTAAGTGGGTAAATCTGTTATTTTACCTTGGTGTCATACACTATAATACTGTTATCCCTCATTTTAATAAAGGTTTGAAAATGGATTTACCTTGACATATTCACGATTGTCTGTACCATTTGCACAAATGGCTAAACAGAGTCAGTTAACTgattaaacagtaatgaaatggtAAACAATTTATTAAACATCTAAAGCACTGAATTATGCTGTTTTCATGATTtcagaaatgtatatttaattttaggttaaaaaatacacaaatgttCAAGGTAAAGTGTAGTAGATATTACGACTGGTCATTGTGTTTTTCTACTATTAGACAATCTGTAAAAAGGACTCAAACTATCTTATGAAATTAGGAAGATGTTCTGAGCAATGCATATAGTGTAAGATagctacaaaaaaattataaagaataaataaatcaatatttatacaccctgatagcacacatacatcacccagacgtctatttgatagGAGTGTtaacatctggaagatgtattttagTAGTTTCTTCTCTCATGTCTTTgacctctcggatgtcaataagagattcagcagatgtctttgaatttgagacatttatgaaTGAGGTTATTTGTAATCTGatcattttaagatgtttagcagccgttaattagattgtgatgctttccaaaatatgaaaataacaGACATCTAGGAGATGTGCATGTATTTGTACTTATAAGAATGGCATGTCAGTGACCTAAAAgcttttttaaaagcattatagAGTCTCTGTAAAACATGCGTATTTTGGAAGGATTTGCTCTCTAATGGTGTAAAATTATATCCGTAGGGGAGgaaaaactataaataaaaaacacttgaattGCATTTACTCCAACAGCCACATGGGAACGTTGGCTAATTAATAGTTCTCATTATTTCCCCAGAAACCAGCCATGGTCAGTggcggattatgactagcaagggccctggggtcaatttttatattttgccTTTATGCATTTGGTGCAATGCTTATTTACAAAGCAACTTacggtgcacttattacatggacaatccccctggagttgggtgccttgctcaaggacacaatggtggtggctgtgggggttgaactggcaaccttctgcttaccagttctgtgctttaatCCATggcaccaccactccattagaAATCACTCTAATTTgaaacaggaaggcaaaaggGTCCTGTAAGAGGGCTGGGGCCCTCATACTCACTGGGCATTGTATATAAGCTATTGGGGCCACATATTTaagcatacaaatattttttattattattatttttaatttgatgggCCACGAGACCTTCACCTATGGCCATGGGTTCTAATTTCAGATCACAGGTGCAATGCGGAGCTTACATTCCCATTATGTGATAAACAAAATGTGATAGATTTAACTGTATATATTGCAAGGAGAATGCGTTTATAAAGCTGTACTGTTCTGTCCTCCTGTGGTCAACTACAATACTGACTTAAGCAGTGTGCTTTCCAATCTTGTAAATTTCATATTTATCCTATTGGTATGCTTTATGCATTGTGATGATGTTTAGTCCATTTATGACTTTAAAAGGCAAAGAGTCATTGGAGTGGGGGGAAAAACCTGATTATTTGTCTTTTGGCAGCACCTAGTGGACACTGTTGGTACTACAAGGCACAGTTGACAGTCATGACGGCGTCGTCTCATATCGAGGTTAACACTTGTGACGGGTgagattaaacatttatttgtcaaGATGACCTCATTTTTAATGTGGCAACATTCAAACCTACAGTTTACGCCTTTGTTTGACAAATCATTCAGCCACATTTCCGTTACAGTGCTCACGAAATCACCCCTGTTAGATCAGGTAGGCTTAAGtccataaaaataaatgcaacattAAAGACCTGTAACCTGGATAATATTAGCAGAAATCCCTAGTCTACTCGTTTAACGTCTTTGTATTTCAAAATATTCTTtaatacacactatatatatattttttaaccctttcaccaaaaataaatttgatttgCATTGTAGCATTGTgtacaatgtttgtttgttttttctactAACGTTGGTAAATTAATATTCACTGGAATATGTTGAATATCAGACATATCTGAGGTCAGACTATGTCCTAACTGAGTCTTTTAATGTCAAGAGTTGGCTTTGGCAGGGCAGTGTGTCAAAGATTTGCCACTGAAGGTGCTTCTTAATGAGGAATCAGCCAATCAGACCCTGGAACTGCTGTCACGTGACCACAAAGGGCAGGAGCACATGGCACTTAGGGGTGGAGGTGTCATCAAAGGACAGTGTGGAGGAACTAGTGACAAGTATGCAAGTATGATAGACATGTATCTGTACTATTCGTGATAGGTTCTCTAATGTGaagactcttaaagggatagttcacccaaaaattaaaaattctctcaAAGTGTACTCACCCTCATCATGCAATCCCacacgtgtatgactttcttcagcagaggcCCCTTGAACTCAGCACTCTCATGAATGCATATTCTGCTGCTGACCAGAGGTGATGCTTTATAGTTAATAagtatgtaaatattgatcttatTCAAACCAAAAGTGATTGAATCTCGTTAGAAGACTTAAGATtcattcaaccactggagtcatatggatgaaggttatgctgactgtctgtgatttttggtctgatcaccatccactttccttttaaggacctactgagctgagatatttttcttcaaatgtgttctactgtagaaagacatacacatctgggatggcatgagggtgagtaaatgagagaattttcatttttgggtgaactgtccctttaattcagGCTTTCATGTTGAACTCAGATTGGACGAATAATTCTGGTCAAGTGAAGCTCATGTAAATAATTAATTCTCATTATTTCATGATTATATGATAATCACAATCTGCTTATTGTTGCCGTTCTTACAGCTTCACTACTTCCAACCGCCCTCTGTGTGCGTGAATGCTGCCGGGATCACACAAGCTGAATTTCTTCTCCAAATGGTTAACCTCAAGGTAACACTCACCATAAAGtaactatattttattataattgccaTAGGATAAAAAACACCCATGACATAGATCAATAGAATAAGCTATAGAGCCATGCAGATGTTTTTttgattttaaatgtacagtgaaaTAAAAACCCTTGATCTGATGTTGGCGAGATTGCATGTTACTTTGTGTCTTTTCTATTCCTGTGTTTCTCTCTGTTTATTCACTCTTTCTTTCGGGGCACTTTTCTTATGACTCAGGCGGTCTCCAAGGCTCCTGTTTCAGCACGTGCTCCGAAGGGATCCATCATCACTACGGGCAGTATCGTGGGCAAGGTCAACCATTTAATGCATGCAATATTGTTTAGTAGCACATAaagataattttaattattacagtgaGAGTTAAATTGTTTTTACTAAACTGAAACCACCACTGGTTACAAAAGTCATTAAAATGTTCAGGCCTTCCAAGTTTCTTGTCACTGTTTGGGTTCAGGTTGGGAATATCGGCCAGGCAAACTAATCAGCATCTAAAGCAGGGGTGGAGGGACTCAATGGGCCCGCAGCCAAAGAGCTGAGCAAGTATGTGACCATTTTACTCTGACGTCACACAGTAACAAGACCTGTAATTTCCATGCAGTTAACGGCCTTatacatgtttttcttttggGCGTGTGGATTCAATGTTCACTGATGCTGATAGAGTgctttaattgcaaacaaaaaaCCTTTATGTTTAGAGAGAAACTGCCTCAGTGTGATGGCAATTTGTACATTAAATAGAAAAACtttcaaaatgcaattttttattattatttaatttagagaGAAAGTGATCAGTAAAGTAATTTTCCAGCATTAAACCTGTAGTGAGAAATAATAGCGGGTtgcatatttattcacatgaatgAGCATATGTAtgaagttttatgtttgtttgtttttttggcattgTGAGACTTTGGAGTTACCACTTTAAAGTATGGATGTCAgtctataaaaaatgtattgagttaattaatcgcatatcaaCATTTATTGAGACaggcctacatttacatttacatttacatttatgcatttggcagacgcttttatccaaagcgacttacagtgcacttatcacagggacaatccccccaaagcaacctggagttaagtgccttgctcaaggacacaatggtggtggctgtggggatcaaaccagcaaccttctgattaacagttatgtgctttagcccactacgccaccaccactccacaaaaaaatataatctagtaaataaaaatgtaaatgactgTAAATGTTATATACACGCCCTGAGCACTTtttaacactatggtcctaataaagtgcccgatgtggtcttctgctgttgtagtccatccgcctcaaggtttgacgtgttgtgaattttgagatgctattctgctcactacaattgtacagagtggttatctgagttagcaaagcctttctgtcagctcaaaccagtctggccattctctgttgacctctctcatcaacaaggtatttccgtccacagaactggcactcactggatgttttttgtttttggcaccattctgagtaaattctagagctggtctcttcaactactttcttgCGGGGGCCAAATTATCCTTATGAAAATTTGGCTGTGGCCAACATTTTTTCCATATTCATCTTAGCTAGCTTAGCAGCTCTTCATAAGATCTGGCTGTAGAACATGACTTAACTCTTAactaacaaatacattttgaccaACTTTacttggaagaaaaaaaataaacaaaacataattatcaTTGGAACATTTTAGGGCTATTGTTCACAAATTATGAGAGGTCTCTGTGGTAACaacctcaacaagccacgtgataagatgcactttttgacatctcagacgcggaggcaacttagatttgtcctccgccacccagattgagtcgagtcactacaccaccacgaggacccagAGTGCATTTGGAATTGGTTATgtcaaattgtggagaaaagaggagaaaatacCCCCCAAAATTTATTGAAATTCAGATGAGACACGTCCGTTTGACACTTACAGATTAGTAAATAAAAgaacttttcagcacattttctTTGAACGTTCGGTTTTCATCATcaatttctcttttctttttgccTAAGATGTGCAACATCACAACAGCAAGTGACAACATTTTTTACATCTGGAGATTTGACACCACTTCACACAACTGAGCAatttatgtaaatacatttgattgaaaaagacAATCAAATGCGCAATCCATGTTTTGTGAAGCGGTGTAGCTAAACTATCTCCAGAAAAGCTTAAACACACGCTCCGGTCTGGACAACGGATGACAGCTGAATGCTGTTGTAACCATTGGgcattgttaaactcaccgctgattGCTGTGACTCGCGCCTTTGAAAGCTGAGTTGTGTGCAGAGAGCGCTCTGGGATTTCAAAAATCAGTCGGAGCCCAGAGGGCCAGCAGTTGACTAgccatcagcagttacagaaatactcaaaccagcccgtctggcaccaacaatcatgccacggtccaaatgaagctcctgacctgtatatgcatgatttatgcattgctctgctgccacatgattggctgattagatatttgcatgaataagtaggtgtacaggtgttcctaataaagtgttcgtTGAGTGTATAATACATACtgtaattcagataattaaaatacattactgtacatacagtatagttTGGCAGCAGACAAGTAATGCattgacaaaacaaaaagtgacttaaaagtcaaaatattgtttgttttatttctatatCATTTAACATAACCCTGTTATTGCTGAAATTTCCTCTgctgtatttttaattgttggtctataaTCACATGTCTTTCTTTGGTTGCGTCCCGTCTCATTAGTTTTTAGCATCTCTTGTCACACAAGCTGTGTTTTTAGCATgcggtgtcaagttaaacgtagtttgaaacatTCAAAAGCATGTCGAGACGCAAACTCTGCAGACTAATCGCTCAATCCAGCTTTCATACTCTGTCTGAGTGCAAAAGCACAGTGTCAGTGGAAGGCTTTGCTTCCTGTTGGTTGGTTTGATGAGgcgtgttgcctgtacagctggggCCAGATTTACGAAAAACCTTCTtcagaaaaaattaagaaactgCTTAAATACTTGAGGCACGTTAggcaaaaaataacataaaacacaaaacagttAAAACATGTTTTGGTCTAGAATCTCATTTCTTCATGAACGGCCCATTGCGACTTCTGACTCAACATGAAGAACACATTTGAAACACCCCGataaattcattaaacatcttaccttttgGGATTTAAGTTTATATTAACTTTAACATGTAATTTAGGAATATACCCCCTTTTTAAGAACAatcctaaaaaacaaaaaagatctttaagaaaaaaaattcaggaatacaaaatattcataaatattttcttaagtttagtgcgctgactgccccctactgacacAAATTCATATAAATATCAAGCTTGAACTGGTCCGATGAtaggaacattccttattacGGAACTTGTGTACGGatcgggggcatgattaattgtgtttttataacacgttatttttcatataattaattgcactaaattatCACTTTAAAGTCTCTTTTATTGTATACGTGAACactatttatgtttgttttgttcagctCGCATCCATTATTTCAGTGGGAATAATGGGAGAACCTGCTGGTAAAtcataatatattttgttatacaaaaacattttcacaactTTAATCGTGAGTGCCAGACTAAACAGTGTTCAAACAACTGATTTTGatgattattacatttatatttatgcatttggcagacgcttttatccaaagcgacttacagagcccttatcacagggacaatccccctggagcaacctggagttaagtgccttactcaaggacacaatagtggtggctgtggggctcgaaccagcaaccttctgattaacagttatgtgctttagcccactacgccaccaccactcctttgaTATGGAAATGATAGGAAAACCTTTTAAACAATATTGACTTGTGAAAATGCCTGTCATATATTTGTTTATAACGTTAGATTGACATCTGCATTCTGCATGttgtcattttgttgtttatgttttcaGATTCTCTTTTAGCTATATTCTCTGTCTCCTACtcctctttgtctttctctctgcTGAAGTTGCTGATGCATGTGCGTTTATGGCGTCTGATGACAGTCGATATATTACTGGAGTCAGCATTGATGTTGCTTGATCTTGCATTGAACAGACTCTTCAGCAGAAAAGCTACAAGAAATGTTTATGATTTCATTTAGAAATAGGCTGTTCTCCTGTTTTaccaattttatttttactaactTTTCACATTGATACAGGTGACCTGTCAGGCTGACAACATACTCCTATCTACTGTTGAAAGCCAGTGTGAGTATTTATTTTACACTCAACCCAATTAACCCAAAAACAATTATGTTCACACAGGAGGAAACGCGTTGATGTGTGGTTTAATGGGAAAGTCTGGACCAAAACAACATCGTCAGAAAATGAAGACAGGTAACAGTTCAAAACCCAAACGaacagaactgaaacaaaatgaCGAGTGAAACATGACCATTTATTATTAGCTTAAGAATTTTAGAAAggtgtttggaggaaaatggcCAGATTTCATGCAATTCGTCTCATTGGTTCACTGAGACTTGAGAAGACATCTGCTGTGGGTTGGAGATCTTCATTTTTGGGGTAACTGGTTAGCCATTACAATAAGATGTAAAATGGGAATTTGGCAAAGAAAAATGAACAGGCAgaccaaataataacaaaaacacgTTGCAATATTGACAAGTTAACTGGAAATAAATGgagtaaagaaaaacaaaggagTCCAACAGCTCTTTAAATAGATTATATATTACAGaaacagatttaagtacttaCAAAACAAGTTTTAGCACCATATTTCCATATTTAGTAGAGAAATTGTGTCTTTCACTGACAAAAACAATGCTATCAGTATTGTCCTTGTGAAAACAAAACCCCACACAAACAACTTTTAATTCACAAATAATCTTTGTAGCTTTTCATTTCCAtctctttgttttaaaaaaagaaaacaaaatacataaaaaactaGCAAACCATATTTCCCAACCATCATCAGATTCCTTCCCTCTCTTTCCTCTGTCCCTTCGCCACTGTTGACTGAAAATAAAGACATGTTGGTCTTTTGGTCATCTTCACATGCACTAAACTGTCCTGAGCCAGATGCATCTGAACTGCTTTGAAATAATGCAACTACCTGATATCACCAATAACTGATCACAAGCAAGTATACATCATACGGAGATGGCAGACTTGTTGTTTGGAGTTTAATTGACATATTTAATAGGCTGATGAGAAATctacagtaaataattacaaatgaaaTACCACATGACTTTGTACTGCAAGTGTTTTGGTCATTCTTTAGTGAGCACCTGtttgtttcacaaaataaatacaatacaatctcATTATTTCTGTACAAATGCTTCTAATGCACAATTCCAGCCTGAACACTGTGCTCGTGAATGATGAACGTTTGACAAGTTCTGAATGCTGTGGGTCAAAATTACACAAAGCGTGCATTCAGTCATTTACAACCTTGAAAGATTGTTAGACTAAAGGCATATGTGTACATATCTGCATGTGCCTCATCTTTAAAAGGCTGAAGATATAATTGCTCCTGTAGAGGAACAATAACCAGCTTAACTTTTATTCACCATAAATACTGGACTGGTAAGTTGGCAGCATGTTCACGGCATGAATTCAAAATTCTCACAGATTTCATCAATCTATAATAAATGTACAACAATATCAAGTTCAATAAACTTTACACTGTTAATGGCTTTCATTGCATATATTTGGCCCAAGAAACAGTCGTTCAGTAAGTTACATTGCTAGtaagattttattacagcaccgaaagggttattattattattatttttcatttaatggcTTAACCTTGTAGTTGAAATATTCATCCATTCCTCAGTTTGAAGTTTTGTACCTGCAGATTCTTTTCTATGGTAATATGGAAGTGACGTGTAGGAAGGGGCGGAGCTTGCACAGGACTATAAAAGGAACAATCAGGCATGGAGGTAGGAAGAGTAACAGTGAGGAGGGGAGATGTAGGTGAGAGGGGGCTGGAACTGAAGGCGTTTCTGCAGAAGCTGACGCTTTATGGCAGTCGTATCTTCTCGAACACACTTCTGTCACGCGTCTTAAAACACCTCCACATTCGTCAATATCTT of the Xyrauchen texanus isolate HMW12.3.18 chromosome 10, RBS_HiC_50CHRs, whole genome shotgun sequence genome contains:
- the hsd17b8 gene encoding LOW QUALITY PROTEIN: estradiol 17-beta-dehydrogenase 8 (The sequence of the model RefSeq protein was modified relative to this genomic sequence to represent the inferred CDS: inserted 2 bases in 1 codon; deleted 1 base in 1 codon; substituted 1 base at 1 genomic stop codon), whose amino-acid sequence is RRRLISRLTLVTVGFGRAVCQRFATEGASXNEESANQTLELLSRDHKGQEHMALGVEVSSKDSVEELVTSMQLHYFQPPSVCVNAAGITQAEFLLQMVNLKVTLRGTFLMTQAVSKAPVSARAPKGSIITTGSIVGKVGNIGQANXSASKAGVEGLNGPAAKELSKYVTILL